Proteins from a single region of Phyllopteryx taeniolatus isolate TA_2022b chromosome 10, UOR_Ptae_1.2, whole genome shotgun sequence:
- the pcdh18b gene encoding protocadherin-18b isoform X4 — translation MGAVGNAPPSAQLRLFLLIAALNCITCKTLKYQVYEEQRVGTVIARLKEDVAEVLSKAPSSVSFRFRAMQRGSAPLLSVREEDGEISIGSKIDREKLCDQNVNCSIEFDVVTLPTEYLQLFHVAVDVLDINDNSPHFSRAIVPIDLSESASVGTRIPLDGAADADVGDNALRTYSLSPNNFFKIDVRTRTDGAKYAELVVTRELDREVQSSYQLQLTASDDGVPPKSGSTLLKISIVDSNDNSPAFEAQAYVIHLLENSPLGTLLVDLNATDPDEGTNGKIVYSFSSHVPPKILETFQINPENGHITLIAKVDYESASSYELDAQARDLGPNSIPGLCKIVVKVVDVNDNKPEININLMTTGTEEVAYIAEGAPVDTFVALVRIDDGDAGLNGEVVCRLHGHGRFRLQKTYENNYMILTNTSLDREKRSEYSLTVIAEDRGSPSLSAIKHFTVQVLDDNDNPPRFEKNRYEVFKSENNSPGAYLMTVVASDPDLGTNGQVTYAVIDALVQGSPISTYVTVDPSSGAIYALRTFDHEDVGHIAFTIQACDGGTPSLSANATVLLTVLDENDNAPVIHSPSLQNHTAGLSVWKYAPPGQLITTLKVTDRDAGANGEVSCAIVSGNEEGLFVMDARRCELRTNASLEQVPRDVMEIGLEVQDRGPNRLTAGALLKLTLRENMDILPPTGSGHASHDLSLVIIISLGAVCALLLVVMLMFATTRCTRENKDPKHNYNCRVAENSYQQHPKKPTRHIHKADITLVPAVNGVLPAQSHPHSPSASPTPERGTLGSRQSHHSRQSLNSLVTICSNHVAENFTLELAHTAPPVEQVSQLLSMLHQGQYQPRPSFRGNKYTRSYRYALNEMDKFSLKDSGRGDSDAGDSDYEPGRDSPVDRLLGEGLAELYAADVHRMHPGSRACCSPSQQSSGREAVYT, via the exons ATGGGCGCCGTGGGCAACGCGCCCCCTTCTGCGCAACTGCGACTGTTCCTTCTGATCGCGGCTTTGAACTGCATCACCTGCAAGACTTTAAAGTACCAAGTTTACGAAGAGCAACGCGTGGGCACCGTAATCGCGCGCTTAAAGGAGGACGTCGCCGAAGTTTTGTCCAAAGCACCGAGCTCCGTGTCTTTCCGTTTCCGAGCCATGCAGCGGGGTAGCGCGCCGCTGCTGTCTGTGCGGGAGGAGGACGGCGAGATCAGCATCGGCTCCAAAATCGACCGCGAGAAGCTGTGCGACCAAAATGTCAACTGTTCCATTGAATTCGACGTGGTCACGCTGCCGACGGAATATCTGCAGCTGTTCCACGTGGCGGTGGACGTGCTGGACATAAACGACAACTCCCCGCACTTCTCGCGCGCCATCGTGCCCATCGACCTCTCCGAGAGCGCGTCCGTGGGGACGCGCATCCCACTGGACGGCGCCGCGGATGCGGACGTCGGCGACAATGCGCTGCGCACGTACTCCCTCAGCCCCAACAACTTCTTTAAGATCGACGTCAGGACCAGGACGGACGGGGCTAAGTACGCGGAGCTGGTGGTGACGCGTGAGCTGGACAGGGAGGTCCAGTCCAGCTACCAGTTGCAGCTCACTGCTTCGGATGACGGCGTACCCCCCAAATCTGGCTCCACGTTGCTGAAAATTAGCATCGTCGATTCCAACGACAACAGTCCAGCATTTGAAGCGCAGGCATATGTTATTCATTTGCTGGAAAACTCTCCTCTTGGGACTCTTCTCGTAGACTTAAACGCTACAGATCCAGATGAGGGCACCAATGGGAAGATAGTGTACTCTTTCAGCAGTCACGTCCCACCCAAAATCTTGGAAACGTTTCAGATAAATCCGGAAAATGGCCACATTACACTGATTGCAAAGGTGGACTACGAATCCGCTTCGTCGTATGAGCTCGACGCTCAGGCTCGGGATTTGGGCCCGAACTCCATTCCGGGGCTTTGTAAAATCGTTGTGAAAGTAGTGGACGTAAATGACAACAAGCCAGAGATAAACATTAACCTGATGACAACCGGCACAGAGGAAGTGGCCTACATCGCAGAAGGGGCACCTGTAGACACCTTCGTCGCCTTGGTGCGCATTGACGACGGCGACGCGGGGCTTAATGGCGAAGTGGTGTGCAGGCTTCATGGCCACGGTCGCTTCAGACTTCAGAAAACATATGAAAACAACTATATGATCCTCACCAATACTTCGCTAGACAGAGAGAAGAGGTCGGAGTACAGCCTTACGGTCATAGCTGAGGACCGGGGCTCCCCGAGCCTCTCCGCTATCAAACACTTCACTGTTCAGGTGCTGGATGACAATGACAATCCTCCTCGTTTTGAGAAGAACCGCTACGAGGTGTTCAAATCTGAGAACAACTCTCCGGGAGCATACCTGATGACAGTGGTGGCCTCTGATCCAGATCTGGGGACCAATGGCCAGGTTACATATGCCGTAATTGATGCTCTGGTGCAGGGGAGCCCCATCTCTACGTACGTGACCGTCGATCCCTCAAGTGGCGCTATTTATGCCTTGAGGACCTTCGATCACGAGGATGTCGGTCATATCGCTTTCACCATTCAGGCATGTGACGGGGGGACCCCTTCCCTGTCAGCCAACGCCACTGTCCTGCTTACAGTTTTGGATGAAAATGACAATGCACCTGTCATCCACTCCCCCTCCCTCCAGAATCACACTGCTGGACTTTCAGTGTGGAAGTATGCACCTCCTGGTCAGTTGATCACAACGCTTAAAGTCACAGACCGCGATGCTGGTGCCAATGGAGAGGTGAGTTGCGCCATTGTTAGTGGAAATGAAGAAGGTCTGTTTGTCATGGACGCTCGGAGATGTGAGCTCAGGACCAACGCGAGCTTAGAACAAGTGCCAAGGGACGTGATGGAGATCGGTTTAGAAGTACAGGATAGAGGTCCCAACCGACTCACCGCAGGGGCCCTCCTTAAGCTCACCTTGCGGGAGAATATGGACATCCTGCCTCCCACTGGCTCCGGCCACGCTTCTCATGATCTCTCCCTCGTCATCATCATATCTCTCGGGGCTGTCTGCgctctgctgcttgttgtaatgCTGATGTTTGCCACAACTCGTTGCACCCGGGAAAACAAGGACCCAAAGCACAACTACAATTGCCGTGTTGCAGAAAACAGCTATCAGCAACATCCAAAGAAGCCGACAAGGCACATACACAAGGCAGATATTACCCTGGTCCCAGCTGTCAATGGAGTTCTTCCTGCCCAGTCCCACCCACACTCCCCGTCAGCCTCCCCTACACCTGAGAGGGGCACCCTCGGGAGCAGGCAGAGCCATCACAGCCGCCAGTCACTGAACAGTCTCGTCACCATTTGCTCCAATCACGTGGCAGAGAATTTCACCCTGGAGTTGGCCCATACCGCACCTCCTGTTGAG CAAGTCTCACAGCTTCTGTCCATGCTCCATCAGGGCCAGTACCAGCCACGGCCAAGTTTCAGAGGCAACAAATACACCAGGAGCTACAG